A single genomic interval of Armigeres subalbatus isolate Guangzhou_Male chromosome 1, GZ_Asu_2, whole genome shotgun sequence harbors:
- the LOC134207174 gene encoding transcription factor grauzone-like — translation MDQLQLLRQMVQHNRCLTCFDRVEADARTTEDLEVFQIVRQHLWFTETDLTQTASICAGCWESIDGFHQFYMGAQQLYERKEMPFGLEQKCIKEERTEVFLVEMGQADEMEIKQECDEIEDSDALVHEQSQEANDVLVDQQMKEESEHYSDDEDDDAEDDGDREDEGDDPDQVIKQHVVLDCDQCEASDLTFKGLMTHLQKSHNVIKCYVTCCGGRYHTRVRLLEHVQYAQDPTSFKCEHCEKPHYFINGPALKRHLKVKHKLQVTTRSYNLTNRLNKTKTPAEKSEEQLKRIEELEKRRTSKAAEDKMMRDHVQFGCIPCGTTFETYGELFRHSRIEHKQKPVVVCCGNRYHNRPRLLQHIQSVVNPVAFRCELCFRCFKSDYARNKHVAEMHPTDDAIKYQCERCPKVFIREIKFRQPRSYIVDFSRLY, via the exons ATGGATCAACTGCAGCTGTTGCGGCAGATGGTTCAGCACAACCGGTGCCTCACTTGTTTCGACCGTGTGGAGGCCGACGCTCGCACTACCGAGGACTTGGAAGTGTTTCAAATCGTTAGGCAGCACCTGTGGTTCACG GAAACGGATTTGACACAGACCGCCTCGATTTGCGCCGGTTGCTGGGAAAGCATCGATGGGTTCCATCAGTTCTATATGGGCGCTCAACAGCTCTACGAAAGGAAAGAAATGCCTTTCGGTTTGGAGCAGAAGTGCATTAAGGAGGAACGGACGGAGGTTTTCTTGGTGGAAATGGGACAAGCGGACGAAATGGAGATCAAGCAGGAATGCGATGAAATCGAGGATAGTGATGCTTTGGTACATGAACAGAGTCAGGAAGCGAATGACGTGTTGGTTGATCAGCAGATGAAGGAGGAATCCGAGCATTATAGCGATGATGAGGATGACGATGCGGAGGATGATGGTGATAGAGAGGACGAAGGTGATGATCCGGATCAAGTTATAAAGCAGCACGTAGTATTGGATTGCGACCAGTGCGAAGCATCAGACTTAACATTCAAGGGCTTGATGACGCATTTGCAGAAATCTCACAATGTGATTAAATGTTACGTGACATGCTGTGGTGGTCGCTACCATACGCGGGTTCGCTTGCTGGAACATGTACAATACGCACAAGACCCGACGTCTTTCAAATGCGAACACTGCGAGAAGCCACATTATTTCATCAACGGTCCGGCGTTGAAGCGACATTTGAAGGTGAAGCACAAGCTCCAAGTGACAACACGTTCTTACAATCTGACGAATCGCCTCAATAAAACGAAAACACCAGCCGAAAAGTCTGAGGAGCAACTGAAGAGAATCGAAGAGCTGGAGAAGCGGCGTACGAGCAAGGCCGCCGAAGATAAAATGATGCGAGATCATGTCCAGTTTGGGTGTATTCCGTGCGGAACGACGTTCGAAACGTACGGTGAGCTGTTCCGGCACAGCCGGATCGAACACAAGCAGAAACCGGTGGTGGTGTGCTGTGGCAATCGTTACCACAACCGGCCACGATTGTTGCAGCATATCCAGTCGGTGGTGAATCCGGTGGCGTTCCGGTGCGAGCTGTGCTTCCGATGCTTCAAGAGCGACTACGCCAGGAACAAACACGTGGCGGAGATGCACCCGACGGACGACGCTATCAAGTATCAGTGCGAACGCTGCCCGAAGGTGTTCATCCGGGAGATCAAATTCCGGCAGCCTAGAAGTTACATTGTTGACTTCAGTCGCTTGTACTAA